One Paenisporosarcina sp. FSL H8-0542 genomic region harbors:
- the rnpA gene encoding ribonuclease P protein component, which translates to MNKRQRVKKNAEFQKIFKRGKSFANRQFVLYFLPKEGQEEFRIGLSVSKKVGNAVVRNQIKRYIRQSFLELKDEINPNMDYVIIARNQAASLDFHETKKSLQHVLKIAKMIQKIK; encoded by the coding sequence ATGAATAAACGTCAACGTGTAAAGAAGAATGCAGAGTTTCAAAAGATTTTTAAACGCGGTAAATCCTTTGCGAATCGCCAGTTTGTCTTATATTTCTTACCGAAAGAAGGACAAGAGGAGTTTCGCATCGGCCTATCCGTGAGTAAAAAAGTCGGAAATGCAGTCGTCCGCAACCAAATCAAACGCTATATCAGACAATCTTTCTTGGAACTGAAAGATGAAATCAACCCGAACATGGATTATGTCATTATCGCCAGAAATCAGGCGGCCAGTTTAGATTTTCATGAAACAAAGAAAAGTTTGCAGCACGTTTTGAAAATCGCTAAAATGATTCAAAAGATTAAGTAA